ACCAAAAATAGTTTCTGGTCTTGTAGTTGCAATGGTTAAAGTAGCATCAGATCCTTCAATTTTATATTCTAAATAATACAAGTTTCCTTGTCTTTCTTCGTGAATTACTTCTTCATCAGAAAGTGTCGTTTTTGCTTCCGGATCCCAGTTTACCATTCTGTAACCTCTGTAAATTAAACCTTTGTTGTATAAATCAACAAAAACTTTAATTACAGATTCAGACATTTCCGGATCCATAGTAAAAGCAGTTCTTTCCCAATCGCAAGAAGCTCCTAGTTTTTTTAATTGTTCTAAGATAATTCCTCCGTATTCATCTTTCCAATCAAAGGCATGTTGTAAAAACTCTTCACGCGTTAAATCGCTTTTGCTTATACCTTGTTCTTTTAATTTGGCAACCACTTTTGCTTCTGTAGCAATAGATGCATGATCTGTACCGGGAACCCAACATGCATTTTTACCTAACAAACGTGCACGTCTTATCAATACATCTTGTATGGTATTGTTTAACATGTGTCCCATATGTAAAACCCCTGTTACGTTTGGCGGCGGAATTACAATTGTGTAAGGCTCTCTTTCATCTGGCGTAGAATGAAAATAGTTGTTTTTCATCCAGTAGTCGTACCATTTATCTTCTACTTGGCTTGCATCATATTTAGATGGAATTGTCATACTTTGGTATTGTTTTTGTAATATAGTTAGCAAAAGTACAATTATCTATTTTCTAGAGAAAATTAGTAGTTGATTTTTTAAAACAAATTATTAGTCTTAATTTTACAGTATAAAATATTTATTATGAAAACCTTTGGTACATTATTAGTAATCTTCTTTATTTCTTTTTCTATAAACGCGCAAGAATTTAAATTTGAAGAAGAAACAATTAACTATGGTAAAATTGATAAAAATTCTAATGGAGAAAGGGTATTTGTTTTTACAAATATTGGAGACCAACCATTAATTATAAAAAACATTCAGTCTTCTTGTGGTTGTACGGTTCCTAAAAAACCAGAACACCCAATTATGCCAGGAGAAAAAGGAGAAATTAAAGTTTCTTATGATACCAATAGAGTTGGTGGTTTTTCTAAAACAATTACTGTTTTTTCTAATGCAAAAAACCCTAGAAAGCCAATTAAAATTAAAGGTTTTGTGAATAAACAAATTTCTTTAGAAAAAGATAAAAGTGTGGTTACAGAGCATTAAACTTTTTTTTCTAAACGAAATTCAAATTTCATTTTTGTTCCATTTCGCATAACTGTAATTCTAATTTTCTTTTTATCTTTTTCTCGAAATTTGTGAATAATGTGTTCAATATCTAATTGATGGGCATGTTTTCCGTTGATATTTAGTATAATATCATCCTTTAATAAACCTGCTTTTTCTGCGGCTGAGTTTTTTACAACATGCCTAATAATAAAAACAGGTTTAAATTTAAAAGAATATTTAGTACCAAAAGACACCGTATTTTTATCTGACAATTCGTTATTAAAAATATCTGTAAACTTTTCTACGGTTTCTTCTTTTACTAATTGTTTGCCATTATAACCAATATCTAGCCCACTCATATTATAATTAAAATCTGAAGAAAAGGAACCATTCTTTTTTAAAGTAATTTTTTTATTCGGATAATCAATCCAAACTTTAAACCTACTTAAAATACCGCCTCCCATACTGCCGTTTCTTGCTTTAAATTTTCTAGCGTTGTGAGTAGATACTGAATCTAAAAAAGAAACCGTTGGATTTTTAATTACAAACCTACCTAATTTAAATTTAGAGGCTCTACTTCTATTTCCAAAAATAGATCCACTTAATCCTTCGCCTAAAATATCTTTAAAAAATAATTTAGGTGTTCTAATCATTTTTTTAGAATTTTCGAAAAGCCATACCGCATCACTTCCTCCAGAATCTACCAATAATTTTACATCTGTATATGTATTACCAATAGTATCTAAGCTAACTTTAGCATTAATATAAGGTTTCTTTCTATAAAACTGAAACGGAATTGTTTCACATTTTTTACACTTTTTGTAACTAAATGTTTTAGGATTGTAAAAATGAATTTTTTTAGTTTTATAATTAATCTTTACAATTACGTTTCTTAATAAATTATATCCAATAATACCATGTATGGTTGCTCCCATTTTGCTTGATAAATCAAAAAAATCTTTTAAAACAACATAAATAGTCTCGCTATTACTTTCTAAACCTTTTATTTTAAACGTATTTTCTTTAGAAATTAAAGCATCTACGGCATCTCCACTACCTAAACCACGTAACTGAACACTTGAAGTATTTAACAAACCAATACTATCTTTATCGGTTAAACTAAATAGAATCGTTTTATTAACACCTGTATCTAAAATAAAAGACAATTCCTTACCATTAATCTCTATAGGAATTACAATTAAATTATTAATCAGTCTAAAACGAATTTGCTCTGTATGTTTTACTCCATTAAAATAAAACCCCGTTTGAGAAATCGCCTCAAATGAAAAAAATAATGATACAATAATAAGAAAGCAAGTTTTTATCAAATTTATTTATTTTACAAATACAATATAAGATTTTAAACGATACCATTTCTAAAACATCTCATGTTAAAGTTTCTTTAATATACTCTTTTAAATAAAATATATTTCGGAAATTCGCATAAACAAATATTTAAAACATAACTATGCCTGCAATATCTAAGAAAGGATTAAAAATGCCAGAATCACCAATTAGAAAATTGGTACCATATGCCGAAGATGCTAAAAAAAGAGGTGTTAAAGTATTTCATTTAAATATAGGTCAACCAGATATAAAAACACCACAAGTAGCCTTAGATGCTGTAAAAAATAATACAATTACAACATTAGCGTATGCGCGTTCTGAAGGTTCTGAAGAATATAGAAACAAACTTGTTTCTTACTATAAAAAACACAATGTAAATGTTACTGCAGACAATATTGTAATTACAACAGGAGGATCTGAAGCCTTAATTTTTTCTATTGGTAGTATTACAGACCCAGGTGATGAAATTATTATCCCTGAGCCTTTTTATGCAAATTACAACGGATTTTCTACCGCTTCTGGCGTTACAGTTGTTCCCGTAATTTCTAAAATTGAAAACAATTTTGCCTTACCAAAAATTGAAGAATTTGAAAAATTAATCACAAAGAAAACAAAAGCAATTTTAATTTGTAACCCTGGTAATCCTACCGGATATTTATACTCTAAAGAAGAAATTCAGAAATTAAAAGAAATTGTTTTAAAACACGATTTATATTTAATTGCTGATGAAGTGTATAGAGAATTTACTTATGATGGTTTAACACATACCTCTGTTTTGTCTTTAGAAGGTTTAGATCAAAATGCTATTATTATAGATTCTGTTTCTAAACGTTACAGCATGTGTGGTGCAAGAATTGGTTGTATTGTTTCTAAAAATAAAGACTTTATAAAAACGGCTATTAAATTTGCACAAACACGTTTAAGTCCACCAACGTATGCATTAATTGCCAGTGAAGCTGCTTTAGAAACACCTCAACAATATTTTGATGATGTAAAAGAAGAGTATGTAGAAAGAAGAAATACACTAATTGCTGAGTTAAGTAAAATTGATGGTGTAAAAGTGGCAAATCCAAAAGGCGCTTTTTACTGTGTTGCCCAATTGCCTGTAAATGATGCTGATCATTTTGCAAAGTGGTTATTAGAAGATTTTAATTTAAATAACGAAACCGTTATGGTAGCCCCTGCTAGTGGATTTTATTCTACGGAAGGTGAAGGTAAAAACCAAATTAGAATGGCCTATGTTTTAAACAAAAGCGATTTAATTAGATCTGTAGAAATTTTAGGTGAAGCTTTAAAAGTTTATAAAGATTAGTTTAACTGGTACTATAAAAATAGTAGCGAATTAAAAAACTAATTTATAAGATTTTAAGTAAAAAATGATAAAAGCTGACATCAATATTAAAATAGTAAAAGCTAGTATTGAACATGCTGAGTTAATTGCCGAAATTGGTAAAAAAGCATTTTTAGAATCTCACGGACATAGTGCTTCCGTAGAAGACATGAATAGTTTTATTTCTAAGACTTACAATAAAACAAGTATATCTAAGGAGTTTAAAAACATAAAAACCCAGTATCATATTATCTATGTTGATGATAAAGTTGCTGGGTTTTCTAAAATTGAATTGAACTCTGCAAACAAAGATATTGATGATTTAAATGTAACTAAACTAGATAGAATATATCTTTTAAAGAAGTTTTACGGACAAAAATTAGGTACTAAACTATTAGATTTTAATATTCAATTATCAAAAAAACATCATCAGAAAGGTATTTGGTTGGCAGTTTGGGTAGAGAACCTAAGAGCCCTAAATTTTTATACAAA
The nucleotide sequence above comes from Polaribacter butkevichii. Encoded proteins:
- a CDS encoding DUF1573 domain-containing protein; protein product: MKTFGTLLVIFFISFSINAQEFKFEEETINYGKIDKNSNGERVFVFTNIGDQPLIIKNIQSSCGCTVPKKPEHPIMPGEKGEIKVSYDTNRVGGFSKTITVFSNAKNPRKPIKIKGFVNKQISLEKDKSVVTEH
- a CDS encoding aspartyl protease family protein, which gives rise to MIKTCFLIIVSLFFSFEAISQTGFYFNGVKHTEQIRFRLINNLIVIPIEINGKELSFILDTGVNKTILFSLTDKDSIGLLNTSSVQLRGLGSGDAVDALISKENTFKIKGLESNSETIYVVLKDFFDLSSKMGATIHGIIGYNLLRNVIVKINYKTKKIHFYNPKTFSYKKCKKCETIPFQFYRKKPYINAKVSLDTIGNTYTDVKLLVDSGGSDAVWLFENSKKMIRTPKLFFKDILGEGLSGSIFGNRSRASKFKLGRFVIKNPTVSFLDSVSTHNARKFKARNGSMGGGILSRFKVWIDYPNKKITLKKNGSFSSDFNYNMSGLDIGYNGKQLVKEETVEKFTDIFNNELSDKNTVSFGTKYSFKFKPVFIIRHVVKNSAAEKAGLLKDDIILNINGKHAHQLDIEHIIHKFREKDKKKIRITVMRNGTKMKFEFRLEKKV
- a CDS encoding pyridoxal phosphate-dependent aminotransferase gives rise to the protein MPAISKKGLKMPESPIRKLVPYAEDAKKRGVKVFHLNIGQPDIKTPQVALDAVKNNTITTLAYARSEGSEEYRNKLVSYYKKHNVNVTADNIVITTGGSEALIFSIGSITDPGDEIIIPEPFYANYNGFSTASGVTVVPVISKIENNFALPKIEEFEKLITKKTKAILICNPGNPTGYLYSKEEIQKLKEIVLKHDLYLIADEVYREFTYDGLTHTSVLSLEGLDQNAIIIDSVSKRYSMCGARIGCIVSKNKDFIKTAIKFAQTRLSPPTYALIASEAALETPQQYFDDVKEEYVERRNTLIAELSKIDGVKVANPKGAFYCVAQLPVNDADHFAKWLLEDFNLNNETVMVAPASGFYSTEGEGKNQIRMAYVLNKSDLIRSVEILGEALKVYKD
- a CDS encoding GNAT family N-acetyltransferase, translating into MIKADINIKIVKASIEHAELIAEIGKKAFLESHGHSASVEDMNSFISKTYNKTSISKEFKNIKTQYHIIYVDDKVAGFSKIELNSANKDIDDLNVTKLDRIYLLKKFYGQKLGTKLLDFNIQLSKKHHQKGIWLAVWVENLRALNFYTKRGFMIVGKYNFKISETKSNPNHIMFLKYE